One segment of Macaca fascicularis isolate 582-1 chromosome 4, T2T-MFA8v1.1 DNA contains the following:
- the HS3ST5 gene encoding heparan sulfate glucosamine 3-O-sulfotransferase 5 has protein sequence MLFKQQAWLRQKLLVLGSLAVGSLLYLVARVGSLDRLQPICPIEGRLGGARSQAEFPLRALQFKRGLLHEFRKGNASKEQVRLHDLVQQLPKAIIIGVRKGGTRALLEMLNLHPAVVKASQEIHFFDNDENYGKGIEWYRKKMPFSYPQQITIEKSPAYFITEEVPERIYKMNSSIKLLIIVREPTTRAISDYTQVLEGKERKNKTYYKFEKLAIDPNTCEVNTKYKAVRTSIYTKHLERWLKYFPIEQFHVVDGDRLITEPLPELQLVEKFLNLPPRISQYNLYFNATRGFYCLRFNIIFNKCLAGSKGRIHPEVDPSVITKLRKFFHPFNQKFYQITGRTLNWP, from the exons ATGCTATTCAAACAGCAGGCGTGGCTGAGACAGAAGCTCCTGGTGCTGGGAAGCCTTGCCGTTGGGAGTCTCCTGTATCTAGTCGCCAGAGTTGGGAGCTTGGATAG GCTACAACCCATTTGCCCCATCGAAGGTCGACTGGGTGGTGCCCGCAGTCAGGCTGAATTCCCACTCCGCGCCCTGCAGTTTAAGCGTGGCCTGCTACACGAGTTCCGGAAGGGCAACGCTTCCAAGGAGCAGGTTCGCCTCCATGACCTGGTCCAGCAGCTCCCCAAGGCCATTATCATTGGAGTGAGGAAAGGAGGCACAAGGGCCCTGCTTGAAATGCTGAACCTACATCCGGCAGTGGTCAAAGCCTCTCAAGAAATCCATTTTTTTGATAATGATGAGAATTATGGTAAGGGCATCGAGTGGTATAGGAAAAAGATGCCTTTTTCCTACCCTCAGCAAATCACAATTGAAAAGAGCCCAGCATATTTTATCACGGAGGAGGTTCCAGAAAGGATTTACAAAATGAACTCATCCATCAAGTTGTTGATCATTGTCAGGGAGCCAACCACGAGAGCTATTTCTGATTATACTCAGGTGctagaggggaaggagaggaagaacaaAACGTATTACAAGTTTGAGAAGCTGGCCATAGACCCTAATACATGTGAAGTGAACACAAAATACAAAGCAGTAAGAACCAGCATCTACACCAAACATCTGGAAAGGTGGTTGAAATACTTTCCAATTGAGCAATTTCATGTCGTCGATGGAGATCGCCTCATCACAGAACCTCTGCCAGAACTTCAGCTCGTGGAGAAGTTCCTAAATCTGCCTCCAAGGATAAGTCAATACAATTTATACTTCAATGCTACCAGAGGGTTTTACTGCTTACGGTTTAATATTATCTTTAATAAGTGCCTGGCGGGCAGCAAGGGGCGCATTCATCCAGAGGTGGACCCCTCTGTCATTACCAAATTGCGCAAATTCTTTCATCCTTTTAATCAAAAATTTTACCAGATCACTGGGAGGACATTGAACTGGCCCTAA